A window of Vespa velutina chromosome 15, iVesVel2.1, whole genome shotgun sequence contains these coding sequences:
- the LOC124954634 gene encoding vacuolar protein sorting-associated protein 33B isoform X1: MDITIHDRLNALQQISQRKFIEILDIIPGTKDLIIEQKLIKILDSFIGVTTLKRYEVDKIYKLEQGLKLSNSQRIFLVSSNLTSCKRVLDQIQSEISHITSHVQVCHHLLVVPFIPTVFHTLIEEEGLSGLITIYPLSYELIRLDGNVLSFENSLFTDLYYYKDGTLLPAMARNLWSLFLVLGSPKLILSFGKYSQQILRFIESIKQSVKSCKTENEIGAFILMDRSYDKVTTLLTPVTYSSLLNEVFDINVGVIYTGKTQRKLDPDKDQIYGEVRDIPCSNVFPILHEKTKSLKSEQEAIETMKLAEMGQYITTKLQKSRDMTQQLVFHISACRTIVDTLGSEFQTLQSIEKLILERKGRKECLNYIERNIDENPLKCLRLLCLLSICNDGIVSSDLQSIQKLHLHAHGYKNIPLFYKLQNVGLLKIKTESGINRLTDQSNEWTSNVQRFKLLPNNTKHIESKGSTCPSYVFHNAYIPLIAQILNIVVNQEKESKNFDEILKLPDCLMNGQRGILSPKIIVICIIGGISNAEISACRLIEKSMGIKLVLVSDSTITGNKLIEKIQEI; this comes from the exons atggATATAACAATACACGATAGACTTAATGCTTTGCAACAAATTAGTCaacgaaaatttattgaaatattagatataattcCTGGTacaaaagatttaataatagaacAGAAACTTATAAAAATACTTGATAGCTTTATAGGAGTCACCACACTCAA acGATATGaagttgataaaatatataaattggaGCAAGGATTAAAACTATCAAATAGTCAACGTATATTTCTAGTGTCTAGTAATTTAACATCTTGTAAAAGAGTACTGGATCAAATTCAATCAGAAATATCTCATATTACATCCCATGTACAGGTCTGTCATCATTTATTAGTTGTACCATTTATTCCTACTGTATTCCATACattaatagaagaagaag GACTCAGTggattaattacaatatatccATTAAGTTATGAGTTAATACGATTAGATGGAAACGttttatcatttgaaaattcattatttacggacttatattattataaagatgGGACTCTTCTACCTGCAATGGCACGTAATTTGTGGTCATTATTTCTTGTGCTTGGTTCACCCAAACTTATATTGTCGTTTGGAAAATATAGTCAACAAATTTTAAGATTTATTGAATCCATAAAACAGTCTGTAAAATCTTGTAAAACGGAAAATGAAATTGgtgcttttattttaatggatAGAAGTTACGATAAAGTTACTACACTGTTGACACCAGTAACATACTCAAGTTTATTAAATGAAGTTTTCGACATAAATGTGGGTGTGATATATACTGGTAAAACACAAAGAAAGTTAGATCCTGATAAAGACCAAATATATGGAGAAGTTCGTGATATACCTTGTAGTAATGTCTTCCCAATATTACATGAAAAAACCAAATCACTCAAAt CTGAACAGGAGGCAATAGAAACAATGAAACTTGCTGAAATGGGACAATACATAAcaacaaaattacaaaaatcaaGAGATATGACACAACAATTAGTTTTTCATATATCAGCTTGTCGAACAATTGTAGACACATTAGGATCTGAGTTTCAAACGTTACAAAGCATTGAAAAATTGATACTTGAAcgtaaaggaaggaaagagtgTTTGAACTATATTGAGAGAAATATAG ATGAAAATCCATTGAAATGTTTACGTCTTTTGTGTCTCTTATCCATTTGTAATGATGGCATTGTTTCTTCAGATTTACAATCCATTCAGAAATTACACCTTCATGCCCATGGTTACaaaaatattccattattttataaattgcaGAACGTTggtttattgaaaattaaaacagAAAGTGGTATTAATAGATTAACAGATCAAAGTAATGAGTGGACTAGTAATGTACAACGTTTCAAACTTTTACCAAATAATACAAAACATATTGAATCAAAAGGTTCTACATGTCCCAGCTATGTTTTTCATAATGCTTATATACCACTTATA GcacaaattttaaatatcgtcgtcaatcaagaaaaagaaagcaaaaatttTGATGAAATATTGAAGTTACCAGACTGTCTTATGAATGGTCAGCGTGGTATACTGTCaccaaaaataattgtaatttgtattattggaGGTATCTCTAATGCAGAAATATCTGCATGTAGACTTATAGAAAAATCGATGGGTATTAAACTTGTTCTCGTAAGTGATAGTACAATAACTGGTAATAAACTTATAGAAAAGATACAAGAAATATAA
- the LOC124954634 gene encoding vacuolar protein sorting-associated protein 33B isoform X2: MDITIHDRLNALQQISQRKFIEILDIIPGTKDLIIEQKLIKILDSFIGVTTLKRYEVDKIYKLEQGLKLSNSQRIFLVSSNLTSCKRVLDQIQSEISHITSHVQVCHHLLVVPFIPTVFHTLIEEEGLSGLITIYPLSYELIRLDGNVLSFENSLFTDLYYYKDGTLLPAMARNLWSLFLVLGSPKLILSFGKYSQQILRFIESIKQSVKSCKTENEIGAFILMDRSYDKVTTLLTPVTYSSLLNEVFDINVGVIYTGKTQRKLDPDKDQIYGEVRDIPCSNVFPILHEKTKSLKSEQEAIETMKLAEMGQYITTKLQKSRDMTQQLVFHISACRTIVDTLGSEFQTLQSIEKLILERKGRKECLNYIERNIDLQSIQKLHLHAHGYKNIPLFYKLQNVGLLKIKTESGINRLTDQSNEWTSNVQRFKLLPNNTKHIESKGSTCPSYVFHNAYIPLIAQILNIVVNQEKESKNFDEILKLPDCLMNGQRGILSPKIIVICIIGGISNAEISACRLIEKSMGIKLVLVSDSTITGNKLIEKIQEI; the protein is encoded by the exons atggATATAACAATACACGATAGACTTAATGCTTTGCAACAAATTAGTCaacgaaaatttattgaaatattagatataattcCTGGTacaaaagatttaataatagaacAGAAACTTATAAAAATACTTGATAGCTTTATAGGAGTCACCACACTCAA acGATATGaagttgataaaatatataaattggaGCAAGGATTAAAACTATCAAATAGTCAACGTATATTTCTAGTGTCTAGTAATTTAACATCTTGTAAAAGAGTACTGGATCAAATTCAATCAGAAATATCTCATATTACATCCCATGTACAGGTCTGTCATCATTTATTAGTTGTACCATTTATTCCTACTGTATTCCATACattaatagaagaagaag GACTCAGTggattaattacaatatatccATTAAGTTATGAGTTAATACGATTAGATGGAAACGttttatcatttgaaaattcattatttacggacttatattattataaagatgGGACTCTTCTACCTGCAATGGCACGTAATTTGTGGTCATTATTTCTTGTGCTTGGTTCACCCAAACTTATATTGTCGTTTGGAAAATATAGTCAACAAATTTTAAGATTTATTGAATCCATAAAACAGTCTGTAAAATCTTGTAAAACGGAAAATGAAATTGgtgcttttattttaatggatAGAAGTTACGATAAAGTTACTACACTGTTGACACCAGTAACATACTCAAGTTTATTAAATGAAGTTTTCGACATAAATGTGGGTGTGATATATACTGGTAAAACACAAAGAAAGTTAGATCCTGATAAAGACCAAATATATGGAGAAGTTCGTGATATACCTTGTAGTAATGTCTTCCCAATATTACATGAAAAAACCAAATCACTCAAAt CTGAACAGGAGGCAATAGAAACAATGAAACTTGCTGAAATGGGACAATACATAAcaacaaaattacaaaaatcaaGAGATATGACACAACAATTAGTTTTTCATATATCAGCTTGTCGAACAATTGTAGACACATTAGGATCTGAGTTTCAAACGTTACAAAGCATTGAAAAATTGATACTTGAAcgtaaaggaaggaaagagtgTTTGAACTATATTGAGAGAAATATAG ATTTACAATCCATTCAGAAATTACACCTTCATGCCCATGGTTACaaaaatattccattattttataaattgcaGAACGTTggtttattgaaaattaaaacagAAAGTGGTATTAATAGATTAACAGATCAAAGTAATGAGTGGACTAGTAATGTACAACGTTTCAAACTTTTACCAAATAATACAAAACATATTGAATCAAAAGGTTCTACATGTCCCAGCTATGTTTTTCATAATGCTTATATACCACTTATA GcacaaattttaaatatcgtcgtcaatcaagaaaaagaaagcaaaaatttTGATGAAATATTGAAGTTACCAGACTGTCTTATGAATGGTCAGCGTGGTATACTGTCaccaaaaataattgtaatttgtattattggaGGTATCTCTAATGCAGAAATATCTGCATGTAGACTTATAGAAAAATCGATGGGTATTAAACTTGTTCTCGTAAGTGATAGTACAATAACTGGTAATAAACTTATAGAAAAGATACAAGAAATATAA
- the LOC124954632 gene encoding eukaryotic translation initiation factor 3 subunit C-like, with product MSRFFANGSDSESDSTSEEEQVQRVPTTAFTFSDEEEETKRVVRSTKEKRYEEIANLIKLIRNYKKIKDMSSMLSSFEDLMRAYQKALPVIAKEESGQTPRFYIRCLVEMEDFINEVWEDREGRRNMSKNNSKSLTSLRQKLRKYNKDFEEDIGKFRENPDQDDDEDDDKGEEAVESEEEEDSALVFKKGSSEVSEPDISKFKKSMADGEDGSESETDWGSDSESESTSSDDEGQYQNYRERFIKKAADKEEDEDKVKRKEQRKERKEKERKKKKDEDDGEGEWETVKGGVAIPSEKPKMFAKDAEINISAVLKKLSEVIAARGKKRTDRREQIELLHELQSIADAHNLGPAVAVKIKFSIVSSIFDYNPKVSDAMKPEYWSKILERITEMLDMLLSTSDMMISETVSEDAEEYENAPYKLHGCVLTLVERLDEEFTKLLKECDPHSNEYVERLKDEKQVASIIDKVQEYLERQGTVSELCRVYLRKIEHLYYKFDPNVLKQKEGELGSEVITSVQVMEKLCRYIYAHDNTDRLRTRAILSHIYHHAHHDNWFRARDLMLMSHLQETIQHSDPATQILHNRTMAHLGLCAFRHANIKDAHNCLVDLMVTGKVKELLAQGLLPQRQHERSKEQEKIEKQRQMPFHMHINLELLECVYLVSAMLIEIPYMAAHEFDARRRMISKTFYQQLRSSERQSLVGPPESMREHVVAAAKAMRNGNWSACNNFIINEKMNAKVWDLFYQADKVRTMLTRLIKEESLRTYLFTYSHVYDSISMPKLAEMFELKRSVAHSIISKMIINEELMASLDDPTETVVMHRSEPSRLQSLALQLSDKVNNFVDSNERIFEMKQGNFFSRGNQGNFRDRQNYNRQGQDWGRQRRDRDRDRNREENRNY from the exons ATGAGTCGATTTTTTGCTAATGGTTCAGATTCTGAATCTGATAGCACATCTGAAGAAGAGCAGGTTCAAAGAGTACCTACTACAGCATTTACT TTTAGcgatgaagaggaagaaacaaaGCGTGTTGTACGATCAactaaggaaaaaagatatgaagaaATTGCTAATCTTATTAAACTCATaagaaactataaaaaaatcaaagatatgAGTAGTATGCTTTCTA gtTTCGAAGATTTGATGCGAGCTTATCAAAAAGCTTTGCCTGTAATAGCAAAAGAGGAAAGTGGTCAGACACCACGTTTTTATATTAGATGTTTAGTAGAGATGGAAGATTTCATTAATGAAGTATGGGAAGATCGTGAAGGACGTAGAAATATGTCTAAAAACAATTCTAAATCATTAACTTCTCTACGTCAAAAGCTTCGTAAATACAATAAAGACTTTGAAGAAGACATTGGAAAATTCAGAGAAAATCCAGATCAAGATGATGACGAAGATGATGATAAAG gTGAAGAAGCTGTGGaatcagaagaagaagaggacagTGCTCTTGTATTCAAAAAGGGTAGTTCAGAAGTCAGTGAACCTGACATATCTAAATTTaag aaGAGTATGGCAGATGGTGAGGATGGTAGTGAGAGTGAAACTGATTGGGGCAGTGATTCAGAGAGTGAAAGTACAAGTAGCGACGATGAGGGTCAATATCAAAATTACCGAGAACGATTTATTAAGAA aGCTgcagataaagaagaagatgaagataaagtaaaacgtaaagaacagagaaaagaacgtaaagaaaaagaacgaaagaagaagaaagatgaagatgatggAGAAGGAGAATGGGAGACAGTCAAGGGTGGTGTTGCCATTCCTTCAGAAAAGCCAAAAATGTTTGCAAAAGATgccgaaataaatatatctgctGTTCTAAAGAAACTTTCCGAAGTAATTGCAGCTCGTGGGAAAAAACGTACAGATCGACGTGAACAAATAGAATTATTACATGAGTTACAATCTATTGCTGATGCCCATAATCTTGGACCAGCTGTAGCAGTTAAGATTAAATTTTCCATTGTTTCAtctatttttgattataatcCCAAAGTATCTGATGCAATGAAACCGGAATATTGGTCTAA AATATTAGAGCGTATAACAGAAATGCTTGACATGTTATTGAGTACATCAGATATGATGATCTCAGAAACTGTCTCAGAAGATGCAGAAGAATATGAAAATGCACCATATAAATTACATGGTTGTGTTTTAACATTGGTAGAAAGACTTGATGAAGAATTTACCAAACTATTGAAAGAATGTGATCCACACAGCAATGAATATGTAGAAAG ATTGAAGGACGAAAAACAAGTTGCATCAATTATAGACAAAGTTCAGGAATATCTTGAAAGACAAGGAACTGTGTCAGAACTTTGTCGAGTTTATTTACGTAAAATTGAACacttgtattataaatttgatccGAATGTTCTTAAGCAAAAGGAG GGAGAACTTGGATCAGAAGTAATTACATCAGTACAAGTGATGGAAAAACTTTGCAGATATATTTATGCTCATGATAATACTGATAGGCTGAGGACACGAGCCATTCTTTCACATATTTATCATCATGCACATCATGATAATTGGTTTCGTGCTAGAGATCTTATGTTAATGTCACATTTACAAGAAACGATTCAACATTCCGATCCAGCTACTCAg ATATTACATAATCGTACAATGGCACATCTGGGATTATGTGCTTTTCGTCATGCAAATATTAAAGATGCGCATAACTGTCTCGTTGATCTTATGGTTACTGGAAAAGTGAAGGAACTTTTAGCACAAGGTTTGCTTCCACAACGACAACATGAACGAAGcaaggaacaagaaaaaatagaaaagcaaAGACAAATGCCATTTCATATGCATATTAATTTAGAACTTTTAGAATGTGTTTATCTTGTCTCTGCAATGCTTATTGAAATTCCTTATATGGCTG CACATGAGTTTGAtgcaagaagaagaatgatatCAAAAACTTTTTATCAACAATTAAGATCAAGCGAGCGCCAATCATTGGTTGGACCACCAGAATCTATGAGAGAACATGTTGTTGCAGCAGCAAAAGCAATGCGTAATGGAAATTGGTCAGCTtgcaataattttatcattaatgagaaaatgaaTGCAAAG gtttGGGATTTATTTTATCAGGCTGATAAAGTACGCACAATGCTTAcaagattaataaaagaagaatcattgagaacttatttatttacatattcacATGTTTATGATTCTATTTCAATGCCTAAACTCGCAGAAATGTTCGAATTAAAACGATCAGTTGCTCATTCCATTATTAGTAAGATGATTATTAACGAAGAGTTAatg gcTTCTTTGGATGATCCAACAGAAACTGTTGTAATGCATCGAAGTGAGCCTAGTCGTTTACAATCACTTGCATTACAACTTAGTgacaaagtaaataatttcgtaGATTCTAATGAACgtatttttgaaatgaaacAAG GCAACTTCTTTTCGAGAGGAAATCAAGGAAACTTCCGTGATCGTCAAAATTATAATCGACAAGGACAAGATTGGGGAAGACAGAGACGCGATCGTGATCGTGATCGTAATCGAGAAGAAAAccgaaattattga
- the LOC124954633 gene encoding eukaryotic translation initiation factor 3 subunit C-like — protein sequence MSRFFANGSDSESDSTSEEEQVQRVPTTAFTFSDEEEETKRVVRSTKEKRYEEIANLIKLIRNYKKIKDMSSMLSSFEDLMRAYQKALPVIAKEESGQTPRFYIRCLVEMEDFINEVWEDREGRRNMSKNNSKSLTSLRQKLRKYNKDFEEDIGKFRENPDQDDDEDDDKGEEAVESEEEEDSALVFKKGGSEVSEPDISKFKKSMADGEDGSESETDWGSDSESESTSSDDEGQYQNYRERFIKKAADKEEDEDKVKRKEQRKERKEKERKKKKDEDDGEGEWETVKGGVAIPSEKPKMFAKDAEINISAVLKKLSEVIAARGKKRTDRREQIELLHELQSIADAHNLGPAVAVKIKFSIVSSIFDYNPKVSDAMKPEYWSKILERITEMLDMLLSTSDMMISETVSEDAEEYENAPYKLHGCVLTLVERLDEEFTKLLKECDPHSNEYVERLKDEKQVASIIDKVQEYLERQGTVSELCRVYLRKIEHLYYKFDPNVLKQKEGELGSEVITSVQVMEKLCRYIYAHDNTDRLRTRAILSHIYHHAHHDNWFRARDLMLMSHLQETIQHSDPATQILHNRTMAHLGLCAFRHANIKDAHNCLVDLMVTGKVKELLAQGLLPQRQHERSKEQEKIEKQRQMPFHMHINLELLECVYLVSAMLIEIPYMAAHEFDARRRMISKTFYQQLRSSERQSLVGPPESMREHVVAAAKAMRNGNWSACNNFIINEKMNAKVWDLFYQADKVRTMLTRLIKEESLRTYLFTYSHVYDSISMPKLAEMFELKRSVAHSIISKMIINEELMASLDDPTETVVMHRSEPSRLQSLALQLSDKVNNFVDSNERIFEMKQGNFFSRGNQGNFRDRQNYNRQGQDWGRQRRDRDRDRNREENRNY from the exons ATGAGTCGATTTTTTGCTAATGGTTCAGATTCTGAATCTGATAGCACATCTGAAGAAGAGCAGGTTCAAAGAGTACCTACTACAGCATTTACT TTTAGcgatgaagaggaagaaacaaaGCGTGTTGTACGATCAactaaggaaaaaagatatgaagaaATTGCTAATCTTATTAAACTCATaagaaactataaaaaaatcaaagatatgAGTAGTATGCTTTCTA gtTTCGAAGATTTGATGCGAGCTTATCAAAAAGCTTTGCCTGTAATAGCAAAAGAGGAAAGTGGTCAGACACCACGTTTTTATATTAGATGTTTAGTAGAGATGGAAGATTTCATTAATGAAGTATGGGAAGATCGTGAAGGACGTAGAAATATGTCTAAAAACAATTCTAAATCATTAACTTCTCTACGTCAAAAGCTTCGTAAATACAATAAAGACTTTGAAGAAGACATTGGAAAATTCAGAGAAAATCCAGATCAAGATGATGACGAAGATGATGATAAAG gTGAAGAAGCTGTGGaatcagaagaagaagaggacagTGCTCTTGTATTCAAAAAGGGTGGTTCAGAAGTCAGTGAACCTGACATATCTAAATTTaag aaGAGTATGGCAGATGGTGAGGATGGTAGTGAGAGTGAAACTGATTGGGGCAGTGATTCAGAGAGTGAAAGTACAAGTAGCGACGATGAGGGTCAATATCAAAATTACCGAGAACGATTTATTAAGAA aGCTgcagataaagaagaagatgaagataaagtaaaacgtaaagaacagagaaaagaacgtaaagaaaaagaacgaaagaagaagaaagatgaagatgatggAGAAGGAGAATGGGAGACAGTCAAGGGTGGTGTTGCCATTCCTTCAGAAAAGCCAAAAATGTTTGCAAAAGATgccgaaataaatatatctgctGTTCTAAAGAAACTTTCCGAAGTAATTGCAGCTCGTGGGAAAAAACGTACAGATCGACGTGAACAAATAGAATTATTACATGAGTTACAATCTATTGCTGATGCCCATAATCTTGGACCAGCTGTAGCAGTTAAGATTAAATTTTCCATTGTTTCAtctatttttgattataatcCCAAAGTATCTGATGCAATGAAACCGGAATATTGGTCTAA AATATTAGAGCGTATAACAGAAATGCTTGACATGTTATTGAGTACATCAGATATGATGATCTCAGAAACTGTCTCAGAAGATGCAGAAGAATATGAAAATGCACCATATAAATTACATGGTTGTGTTTTAACATTGGTAGAAAGACTTGATGAAGAATTTACCAAACTATTGAAAGAATGTGATCCACACAGCAATGAATATGTAGAAAG ATTGAAGGACGAAAAACAAGTTGCATCAATTATAGACAAAGTTCAGGAATATCTTGAAAGACAAGGAACTGTGTCAGAACTTTGTCGAGTTTATTTACGTAAAATTGAACacttgtattataaatttgatccGAATGTTCTTAAGCAAAAGGAG GGAGAACTTGGATCAGAAGTAATTACATCAGTACAAGTGATGGAAAAACTTTGCAGATATATTTATGCTCATGATAATACTGATAGGCTGAGGACACGAGCCATTCTTTCACATATTTATCATCATGCACATCATGATAATTGGTTTCGTGCTAGAGATCTTATGTTAATGTCACATTTACAAGAAACGATTCAACATTCCGATCCAGCTACTCAg ATATTACATAATCGTACAATGGCACATCTGGGATTATGTGCTTTTCGTCATGCAAATATTAAAGATGCGCATAACTGTCTCGTTGATCTTATGGTGACTGGAAAAGTGAAGGAACTTTTAGCACAAGGTTTGCTTCCACAACGACAACATGAACGAAGcaaggaacaagaaaaaatagaaaagcaaAGACAAATGCCATTTCATATGCATATTAATTTAGAACTTTTAGAATGTGTTTATCTTGTCTCTGCAATGCTTATTGAAATTCCTTATATGGCTG CACATGAGTTTGAtgcaagaagaagaatgatatCAAAAACTTTTTATCAACAATTAAGATCAAGCGAGCGCCAATCATTGGTTGGACCACCAGAATCTATGAGAGAACATGTTGTTGCAGCAGCAAAAGCAATGCGTAATGGAAATTGGTCAGCTtgcaataattttatcattaatgagaaaatgaaTGCAAAG gtttGGGATTTATTTTATCAGGCTGATAAAGTACGCACAATGCTTAcaagattaataaaagaagaatcattgagaacttatttatttacatattcacATGTTTATGATTCTATTTCAATGCCTAAACTCGCAGAAATGTTCGAATTAAAACGATCAGTTGCTCATTCCATTATTAGTAAGATGATTATTAACGAAGAGTTAatg gcTTCTTTGGATGATCCAACAGAAACTGTTGTAATGCATCGAAGTGAACCTAGTCGTTTACAATCACTTGCATTACAACTTAGTgacaaagtaaataatttcgtaGATTCTAATGAACgtatttttgaaatgaaacAAG GCAACTTCTTTTCGAGAGGAAATCAAGGAAACTTCCGTGATCGTCAAAATTATAATCGACAAGGACAAGATTGGGGAAGACAGAGACGCGATCGTGATCGTGATCGTAATCGAGAAGAAAAccgaaattattga
- the LOC124954446 gene encoding folliculin, whose protein sequence is MNAAIALCTFCEIHGPKVIFTTQTYRNYDNQTTEKLKFYGPKEILKQAQTTIDEGQQECEGCQSINNLKYLSNEHDTRTSFLSAQQPLTQDIEILLKHACIRSLSCEVHPGKEGVCYFGDEYRGHVLSRTFTLKDAQARGFRRWCSFIVFMRDKQFLLNMWPFLIDNLREVIRELQDCAERKYNIEEAECPQRAMRLTTTNSSSGSCHNSTKQVRALSSITNEKHVYVRIHMWLVWILSAGARHFIEILPMSLLDKELNYNLEHRIETEEGFTLVNTKLPVNLNLNTEESQPSEYSEISDNAAILILRNLKKILSKDQFRQLLYSSLTGIQILVRGPKIPRIELLHGLSSLVPRACRRVHAQAVEYLDLNKYNFIGVDTSVAVPLPSPNVCRLDIIADEHKVENTPSHIVKWTGLLPLKLPTLLIKLEKSLEDEKLGNSVLKAHFIALQKEWANIARVVHAMRGRGHRGDLSGLMLSLGAGPHDKKLLDAWSMGLPSNPA, encoded by the exons ATGAATGCCGCTATTGCCTTATGTACATTTTGTGAAATACATGGACCTAAAGTAATATTTACCACTCAAACATATCGCAATTATGACAATCAAACTACAGAGAAGTTAAAATTTTATGgaccaaaagaaatattaaaacaagcGCAAACAACAATAGATGAAGGACAACAAGAATGCGAAGGCTGTCAGAgtattaacaatttaaaatacTTGAGTAATGAGCATGATACCAGAACATCCTTTTTATCTGCTCAACAACCATTGACTCaagatattgaaattttattaaaacatgcATGCATCAG GAGTCTTAGTTGTGAGGTACATCCAGGCAAAGAAGGTGTTTGCTATTTTGGAGATGAATACAGAGGGCATGTTTTAAGTCGTACTTTTACATTAAAAGATGCCCAG GCAAGAGGCTTTCGCAGATGGTGCAGCTTTATTGTTTTCATGAGGGACAAGcaatttttattgaacatGTGgccatttttaattgataatctAAGAGAGGTCATTAGAGAATTACAGGACTGtgcagaaagaaaatacaatattgAAGAAGCTGAATGTCCACAAAGGGCGATGCGTTTGACTACAACGAATAGCAGCTCAGGCTCCTGTCATAATTCAACAAAACAAGTTAGAGCACTTAGCAGTATAACAAATGAGAAGCATGTTTATGTCAG AATTCACATGTGGCTTGTATGGATCCTTAGTGCAGGCGCTAgacattttatagaaattttaccAATGAGTTTATTAGATAAAGAACTTAATTACAATTTAGAACATCGTATAG aaaCTGAAGAAGGATTCACTTTGGTTAATACAAAATTACCtgtaaatttgaatttaaatacAGAAGAATCTCAACCATCAGAATATTCTGAGATTTCAGATAATGCTGCTATtcttattttaagaaatttaaaaaaaatacttagcAAAGATCAATTCAGACAATTATTATACTCCAGTTTAACTGGCATTCAAATTTTGGTGAGAGGTCCAAAAATTCCAAGAATTGAATTATTACATGGGTTAAGTTCATTGGTACCAAGAGCATGTAGAAGAGTACATGCACAGGCAGTAGAATATCTggatctaaataaatataattttattg GAGTGGACACATCGGTAGCTGTACCTTTACCATCTCCAAATGTATGTAGATTGGATATTATAGCTGATGAACATAAAGTTGAAAATACACCATCGCATATAGTTAAATGGACTGGTTTACTCCCATTAAAACTTcctacattattaataaaacttgaAAAATCGTTGGAAGATGAAAAACTTGGAAATTCTGTTCTTAAGGCACACTTTATTGCTTTACAGAAAGAATGGGCAAA TATAGCCAGGGTTGTTCATGCGATGCGAGGCAGAGGTCATCGTGGAGATCTTTCTGGTCTCATGCTTAGTTTAGGAGCTGGTCCTCATGATAAAAAACTGTTAGATGCATGGTCTATGGGTTTACCATCAAATCCtgcataa
- the LOC124954447 gene encoding 60S ribosomal protein L36-like — protein sequence MAPRYELAVGLNRGHKTTTIRVAKSKTEKEKTVILRPSRLKGRQTKHSKFVRDLIREVTGHAPYEKRAMELLKVSKDKRALKFLKRRLGTHIRAKRKREELGNILVQMRKAHH from the exons ATGGCTCCAAGATATGAATTAGCTGTTGGCCTCAACAGAGGCCATAAAACTACTACCATCAGAGTGGCAAAAAgcaaaacagagaaagaaaaaactgtaATTCTTCGACCATCTAGATTAAAGGGg AGGCAAACAAAGCATAGCAAATTTGTAAGAGACTTAATACGTGAAGTAACCGGACATGCTCCATATGAAAAGCGCGCAATGGAATTGTTGAAAGTATCGAAAGATAAACGTGCTTTAAAGTTTCTGAAAAGAAGA tTGGGTACACATATCCGAGCAAAAAGGAAGCGTGaagaacttggaaatattcttgTACAAATGAGAAAAGCacatcattaa